One region of Primulina tabacum isolate GXHZ01 chromosome 17, ASM2559414v2, whole genome shotgun sequence genomic DNA includes:
- the LOC142531405 gene encoding uncharacterized protein LOC142531405 isoform X2 has product MTNKRLQKLIKNIRKRSRGQESNNRCDDEVGSQDITSHSPPETQNNALESQQDDEEFHEEGENEVLPSQRQPNRRGRTVMKDVHALHHDDLLHITFNERGQTYGDLQPVLANYVGTIARNGVLLPLDYLDWRKVPKHRLEEAWKLVIARFIISDQHQDFVMQMMGVAWRRWRTEVKATSYDSNIPLEELVSIRPIPHGLATEVWERLCAYWKATELKENGRKPTRIEIMHLSRRIKKKGGAPVDAEAIRYENLLDEAVQTRLQDMAEGTQAIEVREDAFRDVFGTEHSGRV; this is encoded by the exons ATGACAAACAAAAGACTTCAGAAGTTGATTAAGAATATCAGAAAGCGATCTCGGGGACAAGAATCAAATAACAGGTGTGACGATGAAGTTGGATCACAAGACATAACATCACATTCACCACCGGAGACCCAAAACAATGCACTGGAATCACAACAAGATGACGAGGAGTTCCATGAGGAAG gCGAAAATGAAGTGTTGCCTTCGCAGAGGCAGCCGAATAGACGTGGGAGGACTGTAATGAAAGATGTTCATGCATTGCATCATGATGATTTGTTACATATAACGTTTAATGAAAGAGGCCAAACTTATGGAGATTTACAACCGGTACTGGCAAATTATGTGGGGACAATAGCTCGGAATGGAGTTTTGTTGCCCCTTGATTATTTAGACTGGAGAAAAGTTCCAAAGCATCGGTTGGAGGAGGCATGGAAACTTGTTATT GCACGATTCATAATCTCCGATCAACATCAAGATTTTGTGATGCAAATGATGGGGGTTGCATGGAGGCGATGGAGGACCGAAGTTAAAGCTACATCTTATGACTCCAATATCCCATTAGAGGAGCTTGTGTCCATTCGCCCTATTCCTCATGGGTTGGCTACAGAAGTTTGGGAAAGATTATGTGCGTACTGGAAGGCTACTGAG TTGAAAGAGAATGGTAGGAAGCCGACTCGCATCGAAATAATGCATTTGAGTCGGAGAATTAAAAAGAAAGGAGGTGCTCCAGTTGATGCTGAAGCCATACGCTATGAG AATTTGTTGGATGAGGCTGTTCAAACTCGCTTACAAGACATGGCTGAGGGGACACAAGCAATAGAAGTGCGTGAGGATGCATTTCG TGATGTATTTGGAACCGAGCATTCTGGCCGAGTTTGA
- the LOC142531405 gene encoding uncharacterized protein LOC142531405 isoform X1 yields the protein MTNKRLQKLIKNIRKRSRGQESNNRCDDEVGSQDITSHSPPETQNNALESQQDDEEFHEEGENEVLPSQRQPNRRGRTVMKDVHALHHDDLLHITFNERGQTYGDLQPVLANYVGTIARNGVLLPLDYLDWRKVPKHRLEEAWKLVIARFIISDQHQDFVMQMMGVAWRRWRTEVKATSYDSNIPLEELVSIRPIPHGLATEVWERLCAYWKATEKSSKINLENGKNKNGTHAQGRTSIPSLEDKFLKENGRKPTRIEIMHLSRRIKKKGGAPVDAEAIRYENLLDEAVQTRLQDMAEGTQAIEVREDAFRDVFGTEHSGRV from the exons ATGACAAACAAAAGACTTCAGAAGTTGATTAAGAATATCAGAAAGCGATCTCGGGGACAAGAATCAAATAACAGGTGTGACGATGAAGTTGGATCACAAGACATAACATCACATTCACCACCGGAGACCCAAAACAATGCACTGGAATCACAACAAGATGACGAGGAGTTCCATGAGGAAG gCGAAAATGAAGTGTTGCCTTCGCAGAGGCAGCCGAATAGACGTGGGAGGACTGTAATGAAAGATGTTCATGCATTGCATCATGATGATTTGTTACATATAACGTTTAATGAAAGAGGCCAAACTTATGGAGATTTACAACCGGTACTGGCAAATTATGTGGGGACAATAGCTCGGAATGGAGTTTTGTTGCCCCTTGATTATTTAGACTGGAGAAAAGTTCCAAAGCATCGGTTGGAGGAGGCATGGAAACTTGTTATT GCACGATTCATAATCTCCGATCAACATCAAGATTTTGTGATGCAAATGATGGGGGTTGCATGGAGGCGATGGAGGACCGAAGTTAAAGCTACATCTTATGACTCCAATATCCCATTAGAGGAGCTTGTGTCCATTCGCCCTATTCCTCATGGGTTGGCTACAGAAGTTTGGGAAAGATTATGTGCGTACTGGAAGGCTACTGAG aaaagtTCTAAAATAAATCtagaaaatggaaaaaataaaaatggaaCTCATGCACAGGGACGAACGAGTATCCCTTCTCTGGAAGACAAATTT TTGAAAGAGAATGGTAGGAAGCCGACTCGCATCGAAATAATGCATTTGAGTCGGAGAATTAAAAAGAAAGGAGGTGCTCCAGTTGATGCTGAAGCCATACGCTATGAG AATTTGTTGGATGAGGCTGTTCAAACTCGCTTACAAGACATGGCTGAGGGGACACAAGCAATAGAAGTGCGTGAGGATGCATTTCG TGATGTATTTGGAACCGAGCATTCTGGCCGAGTTTGA